A stretch of Primulina tabacum isolate GXHZ01 chromosome 13, ASM2559414v2, whole genome shotgun sequence DNA encodes these proteins:
- the LOC142522150 gene encoding NDR1/HIN1-like protein 6 produces the protein MADHQRIHPVMIPPTCPPPRDPFPSVKVDPSGHNAPVVKRTNCWCKCLCWIITTFILLLIIVVAALAILYLVFQPKLPKYSVDNLRITDLTLNFDLTLYTRFDVRITANNPNKKIGIYYEKGSRLSVWYKDTNLCHGSIPRFYQGHQNTTLLEVGLTGQNQYGTTLLQALQEQQQTGRIPLDLKIDVPVRIKLGMLKLMKVRISGSCKLIVDSLSTNKFISIKASSCNFGVKP, from the coding sequence ATGGCAGACCATCAAAGAATTCATCCGGTCATGATACCGCCTACATGTCCTCCTCCTAGAGATCCTTTCCCATCAGTAAAGGTGGATCCATCAGGACATAATGCTCCGGTAGTGAAAAGGACAAATTGTTGGTGCAAGTGCTTGTGTTGGATAATTACCACCTTCATCCTCCTACTCATCATAGTTGTTGCTGCTTTAGCCATTCTTTACCTTGTCTTTCAACCCAAGCTCCCAAAATACTCTGTTGACAATCTAAGGATAACAGATTTGACGCTTAATTTTGACTTGACACTTTACACGAGGTTCGATGTCAGGATCACAGCCAATAACCCCAACAAAAAGATTGGAATCTACTACGAGAAAGGGAGTCGTCTTAGTGTTTGGTATAAAGATACTAACTTGTGCCATGGATCAATTCCCAGATTCTACCAGGGTCACCAGAATACAACATTGCTAGAAGTGGGGCTAACAGGCCAAAATCAATATGGAACAACTCTGCTTCAGGCATTGCAAGAGCAGCAACAGACTGGAAGGATTCCTTTGGATCTTAAGATAGATGTGCCGGTCAGAATTAAACTAGGGATGCTTAAGCTGATGAAAGTAAGGATATCAGGCAGCTGCAAGTTGATTGTAGATAGCCTGTCTACCAACAAGTTCATCAGCATCAAAGCCAGCAGCTGTAATTTTGGAGTCAAACCCTGA